In Hahella sp. KA22, one genomic interval encodes:
- a CDS encoding glycosyltransferase produces MKIVLFIRSLNIGGAERQLLLLAESLSLKHEVIILTFYSQFEYEINDRLNYRVISLEKKGRWNFIGFIFSFIKFLRRERPDYIYSYMGAASIVAVISKLVDRNIVLAWGLRSSNMDLALYTKMDEAIRWLEVKLSRFSNLIISNSNSGRLQAIREGFNSRNFSVVHNGIDTEKFKPNSGERESMRNRLGISLGARVIGIVARHDPMKGLEYFIHAASEYVNNHDPEACFVVVGDGNAEYSNKLRDLAEKAGLKNHIVWAGKQTDVSSFYNLFDVYTSTSIYGEGFSNSIGEAMSSGVPCVVTDVGDSAYVLGDGGVVVAPRSISELCSAWHKIFSMSPKDYQQLSDYSRKRVVSEFSVERMVASTERLFLKEANSAC; encoded by the coding sequence ATGAAGATCGTTCTATTTATCCGCTCTCTTAATATTGGCGGAGCTGAACGGCAGCTCTTGCTGCTTGCTGAAAGCCTTTCTCTCAAACATGAAGTTATTATTCTTACTTTTTATAGCCAGTTCGAGTATGAGATAAATGATCGCTTAAACTACAGAGTTATTTCTCTCGAGAAGAAGGGGCGATGGAATTTTATAGGATTTATATTCTCATTTATAAAGTTCTTGAGAAGAGAGAGGCCCGACTATATCTATTCTTATATGGGGGCTGCATCCATTGTCGCGGTAATCTCGAAATTGGTTGACAGGAATATCGTGCTGGCATGGGGGTTGAGATCTTCTAATATGGATTTGGCTCTTTATACGAAAATGGATGAGGCTATAAGATGGCTTGAAGTTAAATTGTCAAGATTTTCAAACTTGATAATTTCAAACTCTAACTCGGGGCGCCTTCAGGCAATTAGGGAAGGGTTCAATAGTAGAAACTTTTCTGTGGTGCACAATGGTATTGATACAGAGAAATTCAAGCCAAATTCAGGAGAACGAGAATCCATGCGGAATAGGCTTGGCATATCTCTTGGCGCCAGAGTTATTGGTATAGTGGCGAGACATGACCCTATGAAGGGACTTGAGTATTTTATACATGCCGCGTCCGAATATGTAAATAATCATGATCCTGAGGCTTGTTTCGTAGTGGTGGGAGACGGGAACGCTGAGTATTCAAACAAGTTACGTGACCTGGCCGAAAAAGCCGGCTTGAAAAATCATATAGTATGGGCCGGAAAGCAGACCGACGTATCCTCTTTCTATAATTTGTTTGATGTCTATACTTCAACGTCGATCTATGGGGAGGGATTTTCAAACTCGATTGGCGAGGCCATGTCCTCCGGTGTGCCATGTGTCGTTACTGATGTCGGAGACTCTGCGTATGTATTGGGTGATGGCGGAGTCGTAGTCGCGCCACGATCAATATCGGAGCTTTGCTCGGCCTGGCATAAAATTTTTTCCATGTCACCGAAGGATTACCAGCAGTTATCCGACTATTCGAGAAAGAGGGTTGTTAGTGAATTTAGCGTTGAGAGAATGGTTGCAAGTACAGAGCGCCTGTTTCTAAAAGAGGCGAACTCTGCATGCTGA
- a CDS encoding bifunctional 2-polyprenyl-6-hydroxyphenol methylase/3-demethylubiquinol 3-O-methyltransferase UbiG — translation MLTLPKETSFEYGEDYQASQVDKHKNRKANHWRSRIELAHHLVDKYVLPKLSYESNKQIRTLDVGCSVGTIAIEMALRGFTSVGVDFDASALRIGHDLAEEEGVLVDFQLCDVAELELADEEKFDIALCFDIFEHLHDDELGALLQGIRRQMRSDGALVFYTFPLQYDYIFYSRDFLTWPLWPFKWMSEKAFERITRMYALLLDIFLVAKTGKIYKERIQKLSHCNPSTQSRIELILRRAGYDVEFIESSNIYSFNEKIIKRFGKYSVAHRNLYGVARPVKKK, via the coding sequence ATGCTAACCCTGCCTAAAGAGACCTCATTTGAATATGGAGAGGATTACCAAGCCTCTCAGGTTGATAAGCATAAAAACAGAAAGGCGAACCATTGGCGTTCAAGGATAGAGCTGGCTCATCATCTGGTCGACAAATATGTACTGCCGAAGCTGAGTTATGAATCCAATAAGCAAATTCGCACTCTTGATGTCGGCTGTTCGGTGGGCACCATCGCGATAGAAATGGCGCTGAGAGGCTTCACCTCTGTGGGCGTTGATTTCGATGCATCCGCTCTTCGTATCGGTCATGATCTTGCTGAAGAAGAAGGGGTTTTGGTTGACTTCCAGTTATGTGATGTCGCGGAACTAGAACTTGCGGATGAGGAAAAATTTGATATCGCGCTGTGCTTCGACATATTTGAACATTTACATGATGACGAGCTTGGCGCTCTGTTGCAGGGCATTCGTCGACAAATGCGTTCGGATGGGGCCCTCGTGTTCTACACTTTTCCTCTGCAGTATGACTATATTTTCTATAGTCGCGACTTTCTCACGTGGCCTTTGTGGCCCTTTAAGTGGATGTCTGAAAAGGCTTTCGAACGAATAACAAGAATGTATGCGCTTCTGTTGGATATTTTCCTGGTAGCCAAAACAGGGAAAATATATAAGGAAAGGATTCAAAAACTCTCCCATTGTAACCCCAGTACTCAGAGCAGAATAGAGCTTATCCTGAGGAGAGCGGGATATGACGTTGAATTTATTGAAAGCTCAAATATTTATTCTTTCAATGAGAAAATAATTAAAAGGTTTGGTAAGTATTCTGTAGCGCATAGAAATCTTTATGGCGTGGCAAGGCCTGTTAAGAAGAAATAA
- a CDS encoding class I SAM-dependent methyltransferase: MNKLRDIPVDGNIDQQVVNDFGEEWSRLNQDAMPQDEAERQFNAYFAIFPWRRISPDAEGVDVGCGSGRWAKYVAPRVGRLHCVDPSEAIEVAKEKLKTCPNCDFHRSGVGALPFEDNSLDFGYSLGVLHHIPDTGRGIADCVTKLKPGAPFLIYLYYSFDNKPAWYKWLWKASDYIRKAVSALPGAYKYPVSQLFALFVYWPLARTALMMNKLGFKVDSWPLGFYKDKSFYMMRTDALDRLGTRLEKRFSRQEIKEMMTAAGLVNVHFSDSQPYHCAIGYKKLVCVE; the protein is encoded by the coding sequence ATGAACAAGCTGAGGGATATCCCCGTTGATGGAAACATTGACCAACAGGTTGTCAACGATTTTGGTGAGGAGTGGAGTCGGCTGAATCAGGACGCAATGCCGCAGGATGAGGCAGAGCGTCAGTTTAATGCTTACTTCGCTATTTTCCCCTGGCGGCGAATATCGCCTGATGCCGAAGGCGTAGATGTAGGATGCGGATCTGGACGTTGGGCGAAGTATGTCGCCCCACGTGTTGGGCGGTTGCACTGTGTGGACCCGTCTGAAGCGATAGAGGTCGCGAAAGAAAAGCTCAAGACCTGTCCGAATTGCGATTTTCACCGCTCGGGCGTTGGTGCGCTGCCATTTGAGGATAATTCGCTGGATTTTGGATACTCGTTGGGCGTGCTCCATCACATCCCTGATACGGGCAGGGGCATCGCTGACTGTGTTACGAAGCTAAAGCCAGGCGCCCCCTTCCTTATATATCTGTACTACTCTTTTGATAACAAACCTGCTTGGTATAAATGGCTATGGAAGGCGAGCGATTACATAAGAAAAGCGGTTTCTGCGTTGCCAGGCGCATATAAATATCCAGTCAGTCAGCTATTCGCTTTATTCGTATATTGGCCATTGGCGAGAACGGCGCTAATGATGAATAAGCTGGGTTTTAAAGTTGATAGCTGGCCGCTTGGTTTTTACAAAGATAAATCGTTTTACATGATGAGAACCGATGCACTGGATCGACTAGGCACAAGGCTGGAAAAAAGGTTTAGCCGGCAGGAAATAAAGGAAATGATGACTGCCGCGGGTCTTGTCAATGTACATTTCAGTGACAGTCAGCCATACCACTGTGCAATAGGATATAAGAAACTAGTATGTGTGGAATAA
- a CDS encoding glycosyltransferase: MRIMHVITTLDRGGAEAALVRLCLADKDNSHYVVSLKGRGVYGDLLEASGVYVFSANLLHKKTLITSVVALFREIKRISPDIVQTWMYHADLVGGLLARFASCRAIFWGIRGPYDRRRTPVSTRIVVKLCAILSYWLPMGIVSNSKFAIESHRNQGYDGKKLVHIPNGYESPEAPIELGSIRRVKELPIRKIVIGMVARYDPYKDHMTLFKALKVLSHRRDDFICHLVGPGMTHENGGLQEMICASGVAREVIRLMGPTSSVGEVFAGLDVHVLSSAAESAPNVVAEAMSYGVPCVSTDVGDAGLIIGDTGWTAPPEDPIALADAIEGAFTAMQDQELWRARQEACVKRIRENYSMAGMVNAYHSLWRKEIAFNEQAEGYPR; encoded by the coding sequence ATGAGGATCATGCATGTCATTACAACACTGGATAGAGGCGGAGCGGAAGCTGCACTGGTGAGGTTATGCCTGGCCGACAAAGACAACTCTCACTATGTTGTCTCCCTTAAAGGGCGAGGGGTTTACGGAGATCTCTTGGAAGCATCGGGGGTATATGTCTTTTCCGCCAACCTGTTGCATAAGAAAACCCTCATAACATCCGTTGTCGCCCTCTTTCGGGAGATCAAACGAATATCGCCTGATATCGTGCAAACCTGGATGTACCACGCTGATCTCGTGGGTGGATTATTGGCGAGATTCGCGTCATGCAGAGCGATATTTTGGGGAATTAGAGGTCCTTACGACAGGAGAAGAACTCCTGTTTCAACGCGCATTGTCGTCAAGCTGTGCGCGATACTTTCCTATTGGTTGCCCATGGGGATCGTCAGTAACTCCAAGTTCGCCATCGAGTCGCACCGAAACCAAGGTTATGACGGCAAGAAGCTCGTTCATATTCCCAACGGATACGAGTCGCCAGAGGCTCCGATAGAGCTTGGATCTATCCGTCGCGTAAAAGAACTCCCTATTCGGAAGATTGTAATAGGCATGGTCGCCCGCTATGACCCTTATAAGGATCACATGACCTTATTTAAGGCTTTAAAAGTACTTTCGCACCGGCGAGACGATTTTATCTGCCATTTGGTTGGTCCAGGCATGACGCATGAAAATGGCGGTCTACAAGAGATGATCTGCGCCTCTGGGGTTGCAAGAGAGGTTATTCGCCTGATGGGCCCCACTTCCAGTGTTGGAGAAGTCTTTGCCGGGCTGGACGTACATGTATTGTCCAGCGCAGCGGAGTCTGCGCCCAATGTGGTTGCTGAGGCGATGTCGTATGGCGTTCCTTGTGTTTCTACGGATGTTGGCGACGCCGGATTGATCATTGGCGATACAGGTTGGACTGCGCCGCCCGAAGACCCGATTGCGTTGGCGGATGCTATCGAGGGGGCGTTTACAGCCATGCAAGACCAAGAGCTTTGGAGGGCCAGGCAGGAAGCCTGCGTAAAGCGAATACGTGAGAACTACAGTATGGCTGGAATGGTGAACGCCTACCATTCATTGTGGAGGAAGGAGATTGCCTTTAATGAACAAGCTGAGGGATATCCCCGTTGA
- the neuC gene encoding UDP-N-acetylglucosamine 2-epimerase, producing the protein MKKKICVVVASRANYGRVKSVMRAVQESPDLELQLIVGASTLLERFGRAIDVIKADGFTPLRSIYYVVEGETLSTQAKSTGMGIVELTTAFEDLKPDMVVTVADRFETMATAVAATYLNIPLVHLQGGEVSGNIDDRVRHAITKLADVHFVASEMSAERVISMGENPRYVFNYGCPAIDLLCDIDLSLDPRDMKKYQGVGKPVDWSKPYILMLQHPVTTAYGHGFEQVSETLEALKLVKDIQKIVMWPNIDAGSDHVSKGIRHFRENNMDAPIFYFKNFPPEDYARVLNNAVCCVGNSSSFIREGSFLGAPVVLVGDRQQGREHGNNIAFSNYERNQISDLIMKQLEHGRYKSDKRFGVGKAGSRIAEELTKLIL; encoded by the coding sequence ATGAAGAAAAAAATATGTGTGGTGGTCGCCAGCCGGGCCAACTATGGCCGGGTCAAGTCAGTTATGCGCGCCGTTCAGGAGTCTCCTGATTTAGAGCTGCAATTGATCGTTGGCGCTTCAACCTTGCTGGAGCGGTTTGGGAGGGCGATCGACGTCATAAAAGCCGACGGCTTTACCCCCTTGAGATCGATTTACTATGTCGTTGAAGGTGAGACGCTGTCTACTCAGGCGAAGTCCACTGGCATGGGAATTGTGGAGTTGACGACGGCGTTCGAAGATCTCAAGCCAGATATGGTGGTAACGGTGGCGGATCGATTTGAAACCATGGCGACAGCAGTTGCCGCGACCTATTTGAATATCCCCTTAGTGCACCTGCAAGGGGGAGAAGTGAGTGGGAATATCGACGACAGGGTGCGCCATGCCATCACCAAGCTGGCGGATGTGCATTTCGTCGCGTCTGAAATGTCCGCCGAACGTGTTATCTCGATGGGGGAAAATCCCCGGTACGTATTTAACTATGGTTGCCCGGCGATAGATTTGCTTTGTGATATCGACTTATCGCTGGACCCTAGAGACATGAAAAAGTATCAGGGGGTCGGTAAGCCGGTAGATTGGAGCAAGCCTTACATCCTGATGTTGCAACATCCGGTTACGACCGCCTATGGGCACGGCTTTGAGCAAGTCAGTGAGACGCTTGAGGCGTTAAAGCTGGTGAAGGATATTCAGAAAATCGTGATGTGGCCGAATATCGACGCAGGCAGTGATCATGTCTCCAAAGGAATTCGACATTTCCGTGAAAATAACATGGATGCGCCTATCTTTTACTTTAAGAACTTTCCGCCGGAAGACTACGCTCGCGTACTGAATAATGCGGTCTGCTGTGTCGGCAACTCCTCATCATTCATTCGGGAAGGCTCGTTCCTTGGCGCTCCGGTTGTTTTGGTTGGCGATAGACAACAAGGGAGGGAGCACGGAAATAACATAGCCTTCTCCAATTATGAAAGGAATCAGATATCAGATCTGATCATGAAGCAGTTGGAGCATGGTAGATATAAGTCAGATAAACGATTTGGCGTGGGCAAAGCTGGATCAAGGATTGCGGAAGAGTTAACCAAATTGATTCTGTAA
- the asnB gene encoding asparagine synthase (glutamine-hydrolyzing): MCGLIAIFDPSGVVRSDAETSLGMLKHRGPDAQGYKLYKNDRLFLGHARLKIIDRSQTANQPYISPCGEYTIIYNGEIYNYQEIRDEIGLRWNWSTRSDTEVLLAAWCLWGADCLKKLVGMFAFAVYDNTAGKVYLARDRFGIKPFYFSRNIESGQWIAASEIPPILYTRRSASENLSTIRDYLEYGLYDHTHHTFFRHIYSVGAGGLIEIDLSTGTWADSKWYRVTENIPDLSKATDEEIYQTASTLIEQAVKSNLIADVDVGLNVSGGVDSSMLVRMAVEQLGAAHLFTQDYEGYSELPWVNEISQGGDLHVASLTSEMIYTSILKTTRDQAEPFGGVSVCGYNFTYELARKNNVTVLLDGNGVDETFLGYKRYHQQYIQSSSTDSEYRSREQEYFLFWGEKYKAAAVGEAIDGSRGVRPEAISPSLLHEPGLSSCVPTYFGDPVKQAAAVDLLHNKIPRGLRFNDRVSMAHSRELRVPFLDHRLVEFAFAIPTEKLIGGKGTKRIFRDILAKRGGAEVAYCPKRSVQSPQREWIAKDWRPWIENILVSESFRSRNWVCPDKAGQLYNAYLNGDQDNSFYIWQWLNLELWAREYLD, translated from the coding sequence ATGTGCGGCTTAATTGCAATTTTTGATCCTTCTGGCGTCGTTAGAAGCGATGCGGAAACTTCTTTGGGTATGCTGAAACACAGAGGCCCGGACGCGCAGGGTTATAAGTTGTATAAAAATGATCGCCTGTTTCTGGGGCATGCGCGTCTCAAGATTATTGATCGCTCTCAGACGGCTAATCAGCCTTATATTTCACCCTGTGGCGAGTACACTATCATTTATAACGGTGAAATTTATAACTATCAGGAGATCCGGGACGAAATAGGTTTGCGCTGGAACTGGTCCACCCGCAGCGATACAGAAGTGTTATTAGCCGCCTGGTGTCTGTGGGGGGCTGACTGCCTTAAAAAACTGGTGGGGATGTTTGCTTTCGCCGTCTATGACAATACTGCGGGAAAGGTGTATTTAGCCCGTGACAGGTTTGGCATCAAGCCTTTCTACTTTTCAAGAAATATAGAAAGCGGTCAATGGATAGCCGCCAGTGAGATTCCACCCATTCTGTATACCCGGCGCTCCGCCAGCGAAAACCTTTCAACCATCAGGGACTATCTTGAATATGGTTTGTACGACCATACCCACCACACGTTTTTTCGTCACATTTATTCTGTTGGCGCCGGTGGACTGATAGAAATTGATCTGAGCACAGGAACATGGGCGGACAGTAAATGGTATCGCGTAACAGAGAATATTCCTGACTTGTCAAAAGCGACGGATGAGGAAATATATCAAACTGCATCCACGCTGATCGAGCAGGCTGTGAAGTCTAATCTCATCGCTGATGTTGACGTTGGGCTTAACGTTTCCGGCGGCGTTGATTCCTCAATGCTGGTGCGGATGGCTGTTGAACAATTAGGCGCGGCGCATCTTTTTACGCAGGATTATGAGGGATATTCGGAGTTACCCTGGGTAAATGAGATTTCCCAGGGAGGAGACTTGCATGTAGCGAGTTTAACTTCCGAGATGATTTACACATCCATTCTGAAAACTACCCGCGACCAGGCTGAGCCGTTTGGCGGCGTCTCTGTATGTGGATACAACTTTACCTATGAGCTTGCCAGAAAGAATAACGTGACGGTGCTTTTGGATGGCAATGGCGTTGACGAAACATTTCTGGGCTATAAGCGATACCACCAGCAATACATACAGTCATCCTCTACTGATTCTGAATATCGCTCGCGAGAGCAGGAGTATTTCCTATTCTGGGGTGAGAAGTATAAGGCTGCGGCAGTCGGGGAGGCGATTGATGGTAGCAGGGGCGTCAGGCCTGAAGCCATCTCGCCCAGTCTTTTACATGAACCAGGATTGTCGTCATGCGTTCCAACCTATTTTGGCGATCCGGTAAAGCAAGCGGCGGCCGTAGACCTTCTGCACAACAAAATTCCAAGAGGCCTGAGGTTCAATGACCGGGTTTCCATGGCCCACTCAAGAGAGTTAAGGGTGCCTTTTCTGGACCATCGTTTGGTTGAGTTTGCCTTTGCGATTCCAACAGAAAAATTAATAGGAGGAAAAGGAACCAAACGAATATTCAGGGATATATTGGCGAAACGAGGCGGCGCTGAAGTCGCCTATTGTCCCAAGCGGTCGGTGCAATCGCCTCAGAGAGAGTGGATCGCCAAAGACTGGCGGCCCTGGATTGAAAATATTCTGGTTTCCGAGAGTTTTAGAAGCCGGAATTGGGTATGCCCTGATAAAGCCGGGCAGCTATACAACGCTTACCTGAATGGCGATCAGGATAACTCATTCTATATCTGGCAATGGCTTAATCTGGAGCTATGGGCCAGAGAGTATCTGGATTAG
- a CDS encoding acyltransferase, translating to MQWKSYLNGVWNKVRYFRSDVQISPSTRVPLNCKVKANQGGHIYIGRNCELHSYSMILSYGGSIYIGDNCSLNPFSILYGHGGLRIGTGVRIAAHVVVIPANHTPGDESTPLYKKEVFTKGIEIGDYSWLGAGCKVLDGVKIGKHAIIGAGSVVNTDIPDYAVAVGVPARVISSSKTTPSAIASAF from the coding sequence ATGCAGTGGAAGAGTTATTTAAATGGCGTTTGGAACAAAGTTCGCTATTTTCGAAGTGATGTCCAGATCTCACCTTCGACCAGAGTGCCGCTTAATTGCAAAGTTAAGGCGAACCAAGGAGGACATATATACATTGGGCGGAACTGTGAGTTGCACAGTTATTCTATGATTCTTTCATATGGAGGAAGCATATACATAGGAGATAACTGCAGCCTTAACCCATTTTCAATCTTGTACGGCCATGGAGGTCTCAGAATAGGGACGGGAGTGCGGATCGCCGCGCATGTGGTGGTTATCCCTGCAAACCATACACCTGGAGACGAAAGCACGCCTTTGTATAAAAAAGAGGTCTTCACCAAGGGGATAGAAATAGGCGATTACTCATGGCTTGGTGCGGGATGTAAGGTTTTGGACGGCGTTAAAATCGGTAAGCACGCAATTATTGGCGCTGGTAGCGTTGTTAACACAGATATTCCTGATTATGCCGTTGCGGTTGGGGTTCCCGCCCGAGTGATTTCATCCAGTAAGACAACGCCCAGCGCAATCGCCAGCGCGTTTTGA
- a CDS encoding N-acetylneuraminate synthase family protein → MNISNYEEQGRTFVIAEIGQAHDGSIGILHSLIDAAASTGADAVKFQLHIADAESSPLEPFRKKFSYVDNSRYEYWKRMELSLEQWREVKRHCDSLGVEFLATPFSNVAVDLLQELGVKRYKVGSGDVHNLLLIDKIIRTGREIILSSGLSSISELERTVEVIKEHGAPFALLQCTTQYPTKPESIGLAWLRRFKERFECPVGLSDHSGTCYPAIGAVALGASVVEAHITFDQNMFGPDACASMNIQEFKRMVDGVRCIEQARSEGEGKEIDDEKEKLRTMFGKSLAVNRDIEAGETLTFADLEGKKPYGAGIPVNSFRQVVGRSLRQSKKAWDFIEKDDLL, encoded by the coding sequence ATGAATATAAGCAACTATGAAGAACAAGGACGAACCTTCGTTATCGCTGAAATAGGACAGGCGCATGACGGCAGCATAGGCATTCTGCATTCGCTGATTGATGCGGCCGCCTCTACTGGGGCCGATGCAGTCAAGTTCCAGCTTCACATTGCCGACGCAGAAAGCAGCCCGCTGGAGCCGTTCAGGAAAAAGTTTTCCTATGTAGACAACTCTCGCTATGAGTATTGGAAGCGTATGGAACTTTCCTTGGAGCAGTGGAGAGAGGTCAAACGGCACTGCGACTCCCTGGGCGTTGAATTTCTCGCCACGCCTTTCTCGAACGTTGCGGTTGACCTGCTGCAAGAGCTGGGAGTCAAGCGGTATAAGGTAGGGTCAGGAGATGTTCATAATCTGCTGCTTATAGACAAAATCATACGCACCGGCAGGGAGATTATTCTGTCTTCCGGACTCAGCTCCATATCTGAGCTGGAAAGAACCGTGGAAGTCATAAAAGAGCATGGCGCTCCCTTCGCACTGCTGCAATGCACGACGCAGTATCCGACTAAACCTGAAAGTATCGGGCTTGCCTGGCTGAGGCGGTTTAAAGAACGTTTCGAATGTCCGGTTGGCCTGTCAGATCATTCAGGAACTTGCTATCCCGCCATCGGCGCTGTCGCTTTGGGAGCGTCCGTTGTGGAGGCTCACATTACGTTTGACCAGAACATGTTTGGCCCCGACGCCTGCGCGTCGATGAATATCCAAGAGTTCAAGAGGATGGTCGATGGCGTGCGCTGTATCGAGCAGGCCAGATCGGAAGGTGAAGGGAAAGAGATTGATGATGAAAAAGAAAAATTGAGGACTATGTTTGGTAAGTCTCTTGCTGTGAATAGAGATATTGAAGCAGGTGAGACTCTGACTTTTGCTGATTTGGAAGGTAAGAAACCATATGGCGCAGGTATTCCAGTGAATAGCTTTCGCCAAGTAGTCGGCCGTAGTTTACGCCAATCGAAAAAAGCCTGGGACTTTATCGAGAAGGATGATTTGCTATGA
- a CDS encoding D-isomer specific 2-hydroxyacid dehydrogenase family protein: MKIGILEPDNFCQEAMGRLAMLGEVCLYSGASLERFLAAVDVIFIRLAHQIDAGFLAKAPKLRVICSPTTGHTHIDETELSKRGIRLISLRGEVEFLKTIRATPEHTFGLILALLRNYKSAVLQVSNGVWDRDRLRGEELFGMAVGIIGMGRVGSRVAEYCSAFGARIHYFDIKDIVVTNSSWRREAGVLPMIANCRVIVLCASHKNGEPPCIGDEEIAALAGKYFVNTARGELVNENILVQAINDGVFAGVALDVVSHENNPDSLKKWRDISYRSDVLITPHIAGATTTSMAKTERHIVHLLQSFIKENHEYKQL; the protein is encoded by the coding sequence ATGAAGATAGGAATACTGGAGCCTGATAATTTCTGCCAGGAAGCAATGGGGCGCTTGGCGATGCTTGGAGAGGTTTGTCTCTATAGCGGCGCTTCCCTGGAGCGGTTTTTGGCTGCTGTAGATGTCATCTTCATACGACTTGCCCACCAGATCGACGCCGGCTTTTTAGCTAAAGCTCCAAAGTTACGTGTTATTTGCTCTCCTACCACTGGACACACTCACATTGATGAAACCGAGCTCAGTAAAAGGGGTATTAGACTGATCAGTTTGAGGGGCGAGGTCGAATTTCTGAAAACCATTCGAGCGACGCCAGAGCACACCTTTGGGCTGATTCTGGCGCTTCTGAGAAATTACAAATCTGCGGTTTTACAAGTATCTAATGGCGTTTGGGATCGCGACAGGCTTAGAGGAGAAGAGCTGTTCGGTATGGCGGTCGGAATCATTGGAATGGGGCGGGTAGGGAGCCGTGTTGCGGAATACTGTTCTGCGTTTGGAGCCCGGATTCACTATTTCGACATAAAAGATATCGTCGTGACGAACTCTTCCTGGCGCAGAGAAGCTGGCGTTCTACCCATGATCGCAAACTGCCGCGTGATCGTTCTCTGCGCTTCACATAAGAATGGCGAGCCTCCTTGTATTGGCGATGAAGAAATAGCCGCTTTGGCAGGGAAGTACTTTGTGAACACAGCCCGGGGTGAGCTGGTAAATGAAAACATTCTGGTTCAAGCGATTAATGATGGGGTGTTTGCCGGCGTCGCGCTGGATGTCGTCAGTCATGAGAACAACCCGGATAGTCTGAAGAAGTGGAGGGATATTTCGTATAGAAGCGATGTGCTGATAACGCCTCACATCGCGGGAGCAACGACAACTTCAATGGCGAAGACTGAACGCCATATTGTGCACCTTCTTCAGTCCTTCATAAAGGAAAATCATGAATATAAGCAACTATGA
- a CDS encoding cytidylyltransferase domain-containing protein: MKTLAIIPARGGSKGIPRKNLADVCGKPLIQFSIETGAELAAMGAITKCIVSTDDREIAGVAKALGAEVPFMRPEAAATDTAKAVSYVLHAIDFFESKDEPFDAVLLLQPTSPLRNAEAIGEAIELFECSDADSMISCYQEDYINELVSYERADKGRLIPKSAMHNQGVRRQEIKPILVRNGALYMTRVPFIKKQLKLVCDNPMLMEMSKYDSVDIDTESDLKLLRAIISYEDRNTGA; encoded by the coding sequence ATGAAAACACTTGCGATTATTCCCGCGAGAGGCGGGTCCAAAGGGATACCAAGGAAAAATCTGGCTGATGTATGCGGAAAGCCTCTTATTCAGTTCTCCATTGAAACCGGAGCGGAGCTGGCTGCAATGGGGGCGATAACAAAGTGCATTGTCTCCACAGATGATAGAGAGATTGCAGGTGTGGCCAAGGCATTAGGCGCGGAAGTGCCCTTTATGAGGCCTGAGGCGGCGGCGACGGATACTGCAAAAGCCGTCAGCTATGTGCTGCATGCGATTGATTTTTTCGAAAGTAAAGACGAGCCCTTTGATGCTGTGTTGCTGTTGCAGCCTACCAGCCCCCTCAGAAATGCGGAAGCAATTGGTGAGGCCATTGAGTTGTTTGAGTGCAGCGACGCCGACTCGATGATTTCCTGTTATCAGGAGGATTACATAAACGAACTGGTGAGTTATGAACGCGCTGATAAAGGGAGGCTTATCCCCAAAAGCGCGATGCACAATCAGGGTGTTAGAAGGCAGGAAATAAAACCCATACTGGTGCGAAATGGAGCGCTGTATATGACCCGCGTTCCATTCATTAAAAAACAACTAAAACTTGTTTGCGACAATCCTATGCTTATGGAAATGAGCAAATACGACTCGGTAGATATTGATACGGAAAGTGATCTGAAACTTCTTAGAGCGATCATATCTTATGAAGATAGGAATACTGGAGCCTGA